Proteins found in one Cobetia sp. L2A1 genomic segment:
- the ectA gene encoding diaminobutyrate acetyltransferase, protein MTMTSTIQGLAHHTHDAVINRATKPLFIRQPTTDDGWGIYELVKACPPLDLNSGYSYLLLATQFRDSCAVATDEEGEVVGFVSGYTRNDAPQTFFLWQIAVGEKARGTGLARRLVEAVMKRPEMAHVRHLETTITPDNEASWALFTRLSERWQVPLNSREYFSTDQLGGEHMPENLVRIGPFLPNDL, encoded by the coding sequence ATGACAATGACTTCCACGATTCAGGGCTTGGCCCACCACACGCACGATGCCGTGATAAACCGCGCGACTAAGCCGTTGTTTATCCGACAGCCGACAACAGATGATGGCTGGGGCATTTATGAGCTGGTCAAGGCATGTCCGCCGCTGGACCTCAATTCAGGGTATTCGTACCTGTTGCTCGCGACTCAATTCCGTGACAGCTGTGCAGTAGCGACAGATGAAGAGGGTGAGGTCGTCGGGTTCGTCTCAGGCTATACCCGCAATGATGCCCCCCAGACATTCTTCCTGTGGCAGATTGCGGTAGGCGAGAAGGCTCGCGGCACAGGCTTGGCTCGTCGCTTGGTAGAGGCTGTGATGAAGCGTCCGGAAATGGCACACGTGCGCCACCTGGAAACCACCATCACTCCTGACAATGAAGCTTCGTGGGCGCTGTTCACTCGCCTCTCGGAGCGCTGGCAGGTGCCGCTGAATTCACGCGAGTACTTCTCTACCGACCAGCTGGGCGGGGAGCACATGCCAGAGAATCTGGTACGTATCGGGCCGTTCCTTCCGAACGACCTTTAA
- a CDS encoding ectoine synthase, whose amino-acid sequence MIVRNLEESRKTERLVKAENGNWDSTRLLLDEDGGKCSFHITRIFEGTETHIHYKHHYEVVYCMEGEGEVETLSDGKIWPIKPGDVYILDQHDDHLLRATKTMHLACVFTPGLTGKENHREDGSYAPAEA is encoded by the coding sequence ATGATCGTTCGCAATCTCGAAGAATCTCGCAAGACAGAGCGTCTGGTAAAAGCCGAGAATGGTAACTGGGATAGTACGCGCCTGTTGTTGGACGAAGATGGTGGAAAGTGTTCCTTCCACATTACGCGTATTTTCGAAGGTACTGAGACGCATATCCATTACAAGCATCACTATGAAGTGGTGTATTGCATGGAAGGTGAGGGCGAGGTAGAAACCCTCTCTGATGGCAAGATCTGGCCAATCAAGCCGGGTGATGTCTATATACTTGACCAGCACGACGATCATTTGCTGCGTGCTACCAAGACCATGCATCTGGCCTGTGTCTTCACGCCAGGTCTTACCGGCAAGGAGAACCATCGCGAAGATGGCTCCTATGCACCTGCTGAAGCCTGA
- a CDS encoding inactive transglutaminase family protein has translation MSRFAFYLLVSLLMLIGVGLTAYRHISFDVPWVPGAQQKVWDIEAQVTFTASGGPVKASLALPENQKGYSVLTENTASSGFGLSYLDDLPGRRAEWSIREAAGSQLLYYTVTMLESDNSTPAAIKRLPAPQEVSWERPYDTAAAQVIDQARAKSADSFTFARELIKQFDGQRQGENGRLLLTQFDRPDLMLRLLNEAGVSARLVSGLSLEDGRRRQNVSFWLQVFAETPKNGQTVDLDSADAEDINTDWVLINPETGKQGEPDNLLLWEGRGAPMLEVEGGVNSRVSFSMIRHNEPAAVAVRNKLANDELLNFSIHSLPLEEQALFKTILLIPIGALVVVLLRVLVGLKTSGTFMPVLIALAFIQTSLITGLIGFLLIVATGLVIRSYLSRLNLLLVARVSVVIIMVIAIISIFSVLAYRFGLNAGLTITFFPMIILSWTVERMSILWEEEGPKEVLKQGGGSLLTAVLAYLAMNNPWVRHLTFNFLGLQLVLMAFILLLGNYTGYRLLELRRFKPLTED, from the coding sequence ATGTCGCGTTTTGCTTTTTACCTGCTTGTCAGCCTGTTGATGCTGATTGGAGTGGGACTGACGGCGTATCGCCATATCTCGTTCGATGTCCCCTGGGTGCCCGGTGCACAGCAGAAAGTGTGGGATATCGAGGCACAGGTGACATTTACTGCCTCCGGTGGCCCAGTAAAGGCGTCACTGGCACTGCCTGAAAATCAGAAGGGCTACAGTGTCCTGACGGAAAACACGGCATCGTCAGGCTTCGGTCTCTCCTATCTGGATGACCTGCCAGGCCGTCGTGCGGAGTGGTCCATCCGTGAGGCTGCAGGCTCCCAGCTGCTGTATTACACCGTCACCATGCTTGAGTCCGACAATTCCACGCCCGCCGCCATCAAGCGCTTGCCGGCACCGCAGGAAGTCTCCTGGGAGCGTCCTTATGATACGGCGGCTGCACAGGTCATCGATCAGGCTCGTGCCAAGAGCGCTGACTCCTTTACCTTTGCTCGTGAGCTGATCAAGCAGTTTGACGGCCAGCGTCAGGGTGAGAATGGACGCCTGTTGCTGACCCAATTCGACCGCCCGGATCTGATGCTGCGCTTGCTCAACGAAGCCGGTGTCAGCGCCCGCCTCGTCAGTGGCTTGAGCCTGGAAGATGGTCGCCGTCGTCAGAATGTCAGTTTCTGGCTGCAGGTATTTGCTGAAACGCCGAAGAACGGTCAAACCGTTGATCTTGATTCAGCCGATGCCGAAGACATCAATACCGACTGGGTACTGATCAATCCTGAAACCGGTAAGCAGGGTGAGCCGGACAACCTGTTGCTATGGGAAGGTCGCGGCGCACCGATGCTGGAAGTCGAAGGCGGCGTGAACTCACGCGTCAGTTTCTCGATGATTCGCCACAATGAGCCGGCCGCTGTTGCCGTGCGTAACAAGCTGGCGAATGATGAGTTGCTCAACTTCTCTATTCACTCGCTGCCGCTGGAAGAACAGGCGCTGTTCAAGACGATCCTGCTGATCCCGATAGGCGCGCTGGTCGTGGTACTGCTGCGCGTGCTGGTTGGTCTGAAGACCTCTGGTACCTTCATGCCGGTACTGATCGCCCTCGCCTTCATTCAGACCAGTCTCATCACTGGCTTGATCGGCTTCTTGTTGATCGTGGCAACCGGCCTGGTGATTCGCAGTTATCTATCGCGACTCAACTTGCTGTTAGTGGCAAGGGTGTCGGTGGTCATCATCATGGTGATTGCGATCATCTCCATCTTCTCCGTGCTGGCATATCGCTTCGGCCTGAATGCTGGCCTGACCATCACCTTCTTCCCGATGATCATTCTGTCCTGGACCGTAGAGCGCATGTCGATCCTGTGGGAGGAAGAAGGCCCCAAGGAAGTGCTCAAGCAAGGGGGTGGTAGCTTGCTGACCGCCGTATTGGCTTACCTCGCGATGAATAATCCGTGGGTACGTCACCTCACCTTCAACTTCCTTGGGCTGCAACTGGTACTGATGGCCTTTATCCTGCTGCTCGGCAATTACACTGGCTATCGTCTGCTGGAACTGCGTCGCTTCAAGCCACTGACGGAGGATTGA
- a CDS encoding sensor domain-containing diguanylate cyclase: protein MKLANLRFRTLNIIICVLSALAGLVLLTVLAFVTRNVTGLEHDWQEYQQARSDKARLESQITKSMGYGGMIHDFKNLVLREDDSLVGEIQRQIGATRSALLRYQNLGLSQEEESGIEGLRQTLDRYEEMVIKVRDMQSRGETAAAIDKQVKIDDYLAVSGLNTLRRIAEDEVHDIDGLTSTGMGKVRLTANLRRNMGYGAMIHHFKNYVLRGDAIYGQQTDEDILRLRQTLADYRTLGLNQAEQRAIRDIADVVQSYSDRLTLISRLHAEAPNMLPRALDARVKIDDTSALAGLDALDHQTTLRISRTSSAVGETLKLLSSLAPIVNGVALVMIFVLVSISMWLFARYVLSPIRRLTNTMNTLAEDDVSVVIDGTQRSNEVGQMARALQKFKYNIIESNNYKKRITQLAMHDSLTGLPNRQHFYDRINQLLKEVDENGGQLACMMLDIDKFKPINDTHGHAAGDVALKVISERLTKLVRKSDFVARLGGDEFVVLVHNADIQANLGRHGELAQLAQRIIDSIGKPFLYEDHKLEVGCSVGIAIAPQHGQGREQLSHNADMALYAAKSEGRNCAVQFSQHDELGQIVATARKRRDQPSTLPSASTPSNTPRDQG from the coding sequence ATGAAGCTGGCCAACCTTCGTTTTCGTACCCTCAATATCATCATCTGCGTGCTGTCAGCACTGGCAGGGCTGGTGTTGCTGACGGTCCTGGCGTTTGTTACGCGCAATGTCACTGGACTTGAACATGACTGGCAGGAGTATCAGCAGGCGCGTTCGGACAAGGCCCGACTGGAAAGCCAGATTACCAAGTCTATGGGCTACGGCGGCATGATTCACGATTTCAAGAATCTGGTACTTCGCGAGGATGACTCTCTGGTCGGCGAGATTCAACGCCAGATAGGTGCAACGCGCAGTGCGTTGCTGCGATATCAGAATCTTGGCTTGAGTCAGGAAGAAGAGTCGGGCATCGAGGGTTTGCGTCAGACACTGGATCGCTATGAAGAGATGGTGATCAAGGTACGTGACATGCAATCACGAGGTGAGACCGCTGCCGCCATTGATAAACAGGTCAAGATAGACGATTACCTGGCAGTCAGTGGTTTGAATACACTGCGCAGGATCGCCGAAGATGAAGTACATGATATCGATGGCCTCACCAGTACAGGCATGGGCAAGGTACGGCTGACGGCTAATTTGCGTCGTAATATGGGTTATGGCGCGATGATTCATCATTTCAAGAATTACGTGCTGCGAGGCGATGCTATCTATGGGCAACAGACGGATGAGGATATCCTTCGCTTGCGTCAGACGTTGGCCGACTATCGAACACTGGGCCTGAACCAGGCCGAACAACGTGCGATTCGAGATATTGCCGATGTCGTGCAGTCATACAGTGATCGATTGACTCTGATTAGCCGACTACATGCTGAAGCGCCGAATATGCTGCCACGGGCATTGGATGCGCGCGTCAAGATTGATGACACATCAGCGCTGGCTGGCTTGGATGCACTGGATCATCAAACTACGCTACGTATCAGTCGTACTTCTTCAGCTGTTGGCGAGACCCTGAAGCTCCTGTCTTCTCTAGCGCCCATCGTCAATGGCGTGGCACTGGTGATGATTTTCGTATTGGTCAGCATTTCCATGTGGCTCTTTGCCCGTTATGTACTGTCGCCGATTCGTCGTCTTACCAATACCATGAATACGTTGGCTGAAGACGATGTCAGCGTGGTGATCGACGGGACTCAGCGTTCCAATGAAGTCGGACAGATGGCACGTGCGCTCCAGAAATTCAAATACAACATCATTGAGAGCAACAACTATAAGAAGCGCATTACCCAGCTTGCGATGCACGACTCTCTGACGGGTTTGCCAAATCGCCAACACTTCTATGATCGCATCAACCAGTTACTCAAGGAGGTCGATGAGAATGGTGGTCAGCTTGCGTGCATGATGCTCGATATCGATAAGTTCAAGCCCATCAATGATACTCACGGGCACGCTGCCGGTGATGTGGCGCTCAAGGTTATCTCAGAGCGGCTGACAAAACTCGTTCGCAAAAGCGATTTTGTTGCGCGCCTTGGCGGTGATGAATTCGTGGTGCTGGTGCACAACGCCGATATTCAGGCAAATCTTGGGCGACATGGAGAATTGGCTCAGCTGGCCCAACGCATCATTGATAGCATCGGCAAGCCATTCCTCTATGAAGATCACAAGCTGGAAGTTGGATGTAGTGTTGGTATCGCCATTGCTCCACAGCATGGCCAGGGTCGCGAGCAGTTGTCTCACAATGCCGACATGGCGCTCTATGCCGCCAAGAGTGAAGGGCGTAACTGTGCCGTCCAGTTTAGTCAGCATGATGAGCTGGGCCAGATTGTCGCCACGGCGCGCAAGCGTCGAGACCAACCCTCTACATTACCCTCTGCATCAACGCCGTCGAATACACCTCGTGATCAAGGCTGA
- a CDS encoding ATP-dependent zinc protease family protein — translation MLIRKLLLPITLTSAVVMAGCVPAQPQPQKPVLTPAAFSQRMDALQGQLASQCDAQKQQLTEQQALNSSLRRDVREVGSQLRRMHAEMEAPAAPQAIQACKAASDNPIMDKTLLGRVEWVGFPAIGSYFKARIDTGANTSSLSARDITEFERDGDKWVKFKLALRDDAKYFVADVRDKWVEAKVSRTVTIVQAAGREERPVVSMLMTLGDIKQRVEFTLNDRRDLTYPILLGRRFMMDIAAVDVSRTFINPRPEFSGGAPSADAAKDQDPNEGNRD, via the coding sequence ATGCTGATCCGCAAGCTGCTGCTGCCTATTACTTTGACTAGCGCCGTCGTAATGGCTGGCTGCGTTCCGGCACAACCCCAGCCGCAGAAACCGGTATTGACGCCTGCCGCATTCTCACAACGTATGGATGCGCTGCAGGGACAACTTGCCAGTCAATGTGATGCTCAGAAGCAGCAACTGACAGAACAACAGGCGCTGAACAGCTCACTTCGTCGCGATGTACGTGAAGTCGGTAGTCAGTTGCGCCGCATGCACGCCGAAATGGAAGCGCCGGCAGCACCACAGGCGATACAGGCCTGCAAGGCCGCGTCGGATAACCCGATCATGGACAAGACGCTGCTGGGTCGTGTCGAGTGGGTTGGATTCCCCGCGATTGGTAGCTACTTCAAGGCGCGCATTGATACAGGCGCGAATACCTCATCTCTTTCTGCACGTGACATTACCGAGTTCGAGCGTGATGGTGACAAGTGGGTCAAGTTCAAGCTTGCGCTGCGTGATGATGCCAAGTATTTCGTCGCTGATGTACGCGACAAATGGGTCGAAGCCAAAGTCAGCAGGACCGTGACCATCGTCCAGGCAGCAGGCCGCGAAGAGCGCCCGGTTGTCAGCATGTTGATGACATTGGGTGATATAAAACAGCGGGTCGAATTCACGCTGAACGACCGTCGTGATCTGACATATCCCATATTGCTGGGCCGTCGCTTCATGATGGACATCGCCGCTGTCGATGTTAGCCGCACCTTCATCAATCCTCGCCCCGAATTCTCGGGTGGCGCCCCGAGTGCAGATGCGGCCAAGGACCAGGACCCGAATGAAGGTAACCGGGACTAA
- the ectB gene encoding diaminobutyrate--2-oxoglutarate transaminase, with translation MNTQILERMESEVRTYSRSFPTVFTKAQNAYLFTEDGKRYIDFLAGAGVLNYGHNHPVLKKALIDYINSDGIIHGLDMWTAAKRDFLEALDEVILKPRGLDYKVHFPGPTGTNAIEAAIRLARKISGRHNIVSFTNGFHGVTMGALATTGNAKFRDAAGLPAQGAQFVPFDGYMGEGIDTVAYLDKLLKDSSSGLDRPAAVLVETVQGEGGINPASIEWLQRLDALCKEHKILLIIDDIQAGCGRTGKFFSFEHADIVPDMVCNSKSLSASGVPFAMVLMRPELDQWKPSQYNGTFRGNALAFVTGAAALRHFWSDDKFERDIQRKGRIVEERFQKIAAKACENGFEAHEKGRGLMRGIDVRSGELADAITSRCFEQGLIIETSGHSGQVVKCLCPLTIRDEELLEALDIIEENAAAVLK, from the coding sequence ATGAACACACAGATTCTCGAACGGATGGAATCCGAGGTACGCACTTATTCGCGTTCTTTCCCGACAGTATTCACCAAAGCGCAGAATGCCTACCTATTCACCGAGGATGGCAAGCGTTACATCGATTTTCTCGCCGGTGCTGGCGTACTTAATTACGGCCACAACCATCCAGTACTCAAGAAGGCGCTGATCGACTACATCAACAGCGATGGCATCATCCATGGCCTTGATATGTGGACAGCTGCCAAGCGTGATTTTCTTGAAGCACTTGACGAAGTCATTCTGAAGCCACGTGGACTGGACTATAAAGTTCATTTCCCGGGGCCGACAGGCACTAACGCGATTGAGGCTGCCATTCGTTTGGCGCGCAAGATCTCGGGTCGTCATAACATCGTATCGTTCACCAATGGCTTCCATGGTGTGACGATGGGCGCACTTGCCACTACCGGTAATGCCAAGTTCCGCGATGCTGCTGGCCTGCCGGCACAGGGTGCTCAGTTCGTACCATTCGATGGTTACATGGGCGAGGGCATCGACACGGTTGCTTACCTGGACAAGCTGCTCAAGGATTCTTCAAGTGGTCTGGATCGTCCGGCAGCGGTGCTGGTGGAAACAGTACAAGGCGAGGGTGGTATCAACCCGGCCTCCATCGAATGGCTACAACGTCTCGATGCACTGTGCAAAGAACACAAGATCCTGCTGATCATCGATGATATCCAGGCAGGCTGTGGGCGTACTGGCAAGTTCTTCAGCTTTGAACACGCCGATATCGTGCCCGACATGGTGTGTAACTCCAAGTCACTGTCCGCCTCTGGCGTGCCTTTTGCGATGGTGCTGATGCGCCCTGAGCTAGATCAGTGGAAGCCGAGTCAGTACAACGGCACCTTCCGTGGTAACGCACTGGCCTTCGTGACAGGCGCCGCTGCACTGCGCCACTTCTGGAGCGATGACAAGTTTGAGCGTGATATTCAGCGCAAGGGCCGTATTGTCGAAGAGCGCTTCCAGAAGATTGCCGCCAAGGCATGTGAAAATGGCTTTGAGGCTCACGAGAAAGGCCGTGGCCTGATGCGTGGTATTGATGTGCGCAGTGGTGAACTGGCTGATGCGATTACCAGCCGCTGTTTCGAGCAGGGTCTGATTATCGAGACCAGTGGTCACTCAGGTCAGGTTGTCAAATGTCTGTGCCCGCTGACCATTCGTGATGAAGAGCTGCTGGAAGCGCTCGATATCATCGAAGAAAATGCGGCTGCCGTTCTCAAGTAA
- the nfuA gene encoding Fe-S biogenesis protein NfuA, which yields MSESIQITDSAQEYLAELLEKQNVEGIGVRIFITQPGTPYAETCLAYCRPGEEEPTDEVLALPKLKVYLDKNSIAFLEEATVDFNADRMGGQLTIKAPNAKMPKVNADSPLEDRINYLLYSEINPGLAAHGGEIKLMQLTEEQVAVLQFGGGCQGCSAVDLTLKDGVEKTLMERIPELTGVRDVTDHTDTTNAYYN from the coding sequence ATGAGTGAGAGCATCCAGATTACCGACAGCGCCCAGGAGTACCTGGCAGAACTGCTCGAGAAACAGAACGTCGAGGGCATTGGCGTTCGTATTTTCATTACCCAGCCGGGTACGCCTTACGCCGAGACCTGCTTGGCCTACTGCCGTCCTGGTGAAGAAGAGCCAACTGATGAGGTGCTGGCACTTCCCAAGCTCAAGGTTTATCTCGACAAGAACAGCATCGCGTTTCTTGAGGAAGCCACCGTTGATTTCAATGCCGACCGTATGGGCGGCCAGCTGACCATCAAGGCCCCGAATGCCAAGATGCCCAAGGTCAACGCCGACAGCCCGCTGGAAGATCGCATCAACTATCTCCTTTATAGCGAGATCAACCCGGGGCTTGCTGCCCACGGTGGTGAAATCAAGCTGATGCAGCTGACCGAAGAGCAAGTGGCTGTCTTGCAGTTCGGCGGCGGGTGTCAAGGCTGCTCAGCAGTCGACCTGACGCTCAAGGATGGCGTTGAAAAGACGCTGATGGAGCGTATTCCGGAGCTGACTGGTGTGCGCGACGTCACAGATCATACCGACACCACCAACGCTTACTACAACTGA
- a CDS encoding DUF3833 domain-containing protein, with product MRLPRLRKTLAASLLVMTAGLLTACSGPQIEDYADSGPELRIDDYFVGHTRGWGMVQDYSGKVTRRFVVDVVGSKDGDKLILDEDFVYADGDTQNRRWTFTPTGDRQWTGTAADVTGLATATSSGNAFRMNYVLQVPIDGSTWEFSMDDWMYLQPGERIINRTSMRKLGIEAASITLAFQRCPCEPATLTNPLSR from the coding sequence ATGCGCTTACCTCGCTTGCGCAAGACACTTGCCGCCAGTCTGTTAGTGATGACCGCAGGCTTACTCACGGCATGCAGCGGTCCGCAGATTGAAGATTACGCAGATAGTGGCCCTGAACTCAGAATCGATGACTACTTCGTTGGCCACACCCGTGGCTGGGGCATGGTTCAGGACTACAGCGGCAAGGTGACTCGACGTTTCGTCGTCGATGTCGTTGGCTCAAAAGATGGCGACAAGCTCATTCTCGATGAAGACTTTGTCTACGCCGATGGCGACACCCAGAACCGTCGCTGGACCTTCACCCCAACGGGTGATCGGCAATGGACAGGGACGGCGGCCGATGTCACAGGTTTGGCAACAGCGACCAGCAGCGGCAATGCCTTCCGCATGAACTACGTGCTCCAGGTACCCATTGATGGCAGTACCTGGGAGTTCAGCATGGATGACTGGATGTATCTGCAACCTGGTGAGCGCATCATTAATCGCACCTCAATGCGCAAGCTTGGCATAGAGGCGGCAAGCATCACCCTCGCCTTTCAGCGCTGTCCCTGCGAGCCTGCAACGCTAACAAACCCCTTATCCCGATGA
- a CDS encoding EAL domain-containing protein: MADPTSATSLAPGGRPGFRPAAPHPREQERICSLHSLQVLDSDHEKRYDDLTRLVADIFDVPVCLVSLVDEDRQWFKAHCGLDARETSRDLAFCAHALHEERFFVVNDATKDERFYDNALVTGPPHVCFYAGAVLRDSSGLPLGTLCLIDHKPRQLSEAQLERLVRCAALVENELIQRDALLAERARATLQASIDPITGYSTRRRYLQKFDSWLKGHSSDQTLQAILLKVQSSERWRKQKGINFVDGVLQSLSTQLNENFDSDELLKGRLNHDTLIILLPQKQAVSGMRWSRFVNQPWLLHLSATVRPTLLLCSASFTPGDTTAHELIEILEEELHGACDWAPLQKDVQVADLTSTLQLRIHLNNRFAQALRDNELCVHIQPIFKCGTLALSGHEVLLRWKEQDRWVSPYQMLRIARQAGLTEELDVWVLRQACAVLNQWQNSDKEGSADVLPLSLNIAATRLLEADYVDAMRRVLRLYRIKGQQLQLDISGSEDFRESPEPLVAAMKALISDGISFCIDRFGPGNDSLRLLSLLPAKSVKLHPSWIAQLQTDPRQARLLKAWTAALHALGLEAIAVGVENARQQQMLEDLGFDQLQGFAFGQPVPPTDSYQKWLINIKTEIKS; the protein is encoded by the coding sequence ATGGCAGACCCTACCTCAGCAACATCGCTAGCGCCGGGAGGCCGTCCCGGCTTCAGGCCGGCCGCTCCTCATCCACGTGAACAGGAGCGCATCTGTAGCCTGCATTCCCTGCAGGTTCTTGATAGCGATCACGAGAAGCGTTACGACGACCTGACGCGGTTGGTCGCGGATATCTTCGATGTGCCTGTTTGCCTGGTATCGTTGGTAGACGAAGATCGGCAGTGGTTCAAGGCACACTGTGGGCTGGATGCCCGTGAAACGAGCCGAGATCTCGCATTTTGCGCACACGCTCTGCACGAAGAGCGCTTTTTCGTCGTCAACGATGCAACCAAAGACGAGCGCTTCTACGACAATGCACTCGTCACTGGGCCGCCTCATGTCTGCTTCTATGCCGGTGCAGTACTGCGTGACAGCAGTGGGCTGCCACTGGGGACTCTGTGCCTGATTGATCACAAGCCTCGTCAGCTCAGTGAGGCCCAGCTCGAGCGACTCGTACGTTGTGCGGCACTGGTCGAGAATGAACTCATCCAGCGTGACGCACTGTTGGCTGAGCGAGCACGTGCCACGTTACAAGCCAGTATTGATCCTATTACCGGCTATAGCACCCGCCGGCGTTATCTCCAGAAGTTTGACAGCTGGCTAAAGGGTCACTCGTCTGATCAAACGCTACAAGCTATCCTGCTCAAGGTTCAGAGCAGCGAGCGCTGGCGCAAGCAGAAGGGCATCAATTTCGTTGATGGTGTCTTGCAGTCACTCTCGACTCAACTCAACGAGAACTTTGATAGTGACGAACTGCTCAAGGGCCGCTTGAATCACGATACACTGATAATTCTGCTACCTCAGAAGCAAGCAGTCAGTGGCATGCGCTGGTCACGCTTTGTGAATCAGCCCTGGCTACTACATCTCTCTGCCACTGTACGACCCACATTATTGCTTTGTTCAGCGAGCTTTACGCCTGGCGACACCACAGCACATGAATTGATTGAAATACTCGAAGAAGAGCTTCATGGCGCCTGTGATTGGGCGCCGTTACAAAAGGATGTTCAGGTCGCAGATCTGACATCGACTCTGCAGCTACGCATCCACCTCAACAATCGCTTTGCCCAGGCGCTACGCGACAATGAGCTGTGTGTGCACATACAGCCAATATTCAAGTGCGGCACTCTGGCGCTTAGTGGTCATGAAGTGTTGCTTCGCTGGAAAGAGCAGGATCGCTGGGTATCGCCGTATCAGATGCTACGGATTGCAAGGCAAGCCGGGCTTACCGAAGAACTTGACGTTTGGGTGCTGCGTCAGGCATGCGCCGTATTGAACCAGTGGCAGAATTCAGATAAAGAAGGCAGTGCCGATGTGCTGCCTTTATCGCTCAATATCGCGGCAACTCGACTACTGGAAGCCGATTACGTGGATGCCATGCGGCGTGTCTTGAGGCTTTACAGAATCAAGGGCCAACAACTACAGCTCGATATCAGTGGCTCGGAAGATTTCAGGGAATCGCCCGAACCACTGGTGGCAGCCATGAAGGCACTGATCAGCGACGGTATTTCATTCTGTATCGACAGATTTGGCCCGGGGAATGACAGCTTGCGGCTATTGAGCCTGTTGCCTGCTAAAAGCGTCAAACTCCATCCGAGCTGGATTGCTCAGTTACAGACAGATCCGCGTCAGGCACGATTGCTCAAGGCATGGACAGCCGCATTGCACGCATTGGGTCTCGAAGCGATAGCTGTTGGTGTAGAAAATGCTCGCCAACAACAGATGCTTGAGGACCTGGGATTTGATCAGTTACAGGGGTTCGCGTTTGGTCAGCCAGTGCCACCGACGGACAGCTACCAGAAATGGCTGATTAATATCAAAACGGAAATAAAAAGCTGA